The genomic DNA TACGATATACTACAAGTATAGAAAGTCGATTTTTGTTAGGTTTTTGTTAGGATTTGTTTTACTTTTATTTTATATGTAAAATAATAATAGCTCACATACTCTCTTTTGTATTTATTTTGCAGGGATTTTTACTTACCTTACGGTTGGCTTACAGGCAAAATAATAAAATTTTACACTGCCTTAATACGGCATTTATAGACTATTTAACTACATAAACCATATTAATACAAATTATTACTATTCAATTTTATTAATTCAAAAAAAACTTTCTCCTATGAAAAAACTATTTACAACAGTAAAGGAAAATACGATGTTAAAATCGCTTTTCTTTTGTGTAATGATATTCATGGCATTCAGTGCAAATTCGGGGTTTGCTCAGGTAATTTATCTTAATGATTTTGGGGCTACGTCAATTACTACTAAACCTTTTACAGGTACACCAGGGACATTTGATGCTAATTTAAGTTCCTCTTCATGGACAACAAGTGCTTCAGCTTTTGGAGGATTTGCTGGAAGTTCTGGTGCTTCTTTATCTTTAGCAAATTCATCCGGAACACCAACTTTCACTTTAACTTTTAACGTTGCTGCAGGCTACTCTTTAGCTGTAACAAACTTCAGTTTCTGGAGAGTAAGAAGTACTACAGGTGCTCAGAACTGGTCTATGACAATTAACGGAACATCCGTTGGTAGTGGAACAATTCCAACTTCAGGTGCTAATACAGGTTCAACTGCAGTATCAAATACAATATCAGGTTTAACAGGAACCATCACAATTGTATATACAATGAGCGGTGCATCAGGCACGGGTACAGCCAGATTAGATGATTTTTCTTTAACAGGTTCAGTAACACCGACTGCACCATCTACACAGGCATCTGCCATTACATTTGGAAATATCACAACTTCGCAAATGGATGTAAACTGGACAAATGGTAATGGTTCAAAAAGAGTTGTAATTATTAATACTGCAAATTCATTCACAGCTCCTACAGACGGAACTGACCCTTCAGCAAATACAGTTTACGGCGGTTCAGGTGAGCAAGTAGTTTATAATAATAACAGTAATACAGTAACAGTTACAGGACTTACAGCAAGCACAACATATTGGTACAGAATTTATGAATACAATGGTTCAGGTGCTACAACAAAATTTAATACGAACACGGCTACAAATAATCCGAACAGTCAGGCAACAACAAGCGGTGGTGGAGCAACCCATTTGGCAATAACATCGGTTAATGGCGGAGGTTCGCCATCTGTCGGTACAACATTCTCCGTAACTGTTCAATCGCAGGACGCAGGAAATATTGCATCAAATGTTAATTCTACAACAGGAATAACATTAACATTAAATTCAGGTACAGGTTCATTAGGCGGTACATTAACAGGCTCAATAACTAATGGTTCAAATACTGTAGTAATTTCGGGAGTAACATATAATACAGCGGAATCAGGTGTATCAATATTAGCTTCAACTAACTCAGGTATGAGTTTAACTGCAGGTGCAAGTTCAAACTTCACAGTTTTATCTGCAGCTGACCACTTAACATTTGTAAGTGTCCCGGCATCAGCAAATGTAAGTACAAATCTTACAGCATTTACTGTAGAGGCTAGAAGAAGTGATAACTCAGTGGATTTAAACTATACAGGAAGTATAACACTTAGCAAAGCATCAGGTCCTGGCGCGATTTCAGGTACAACAACAAAATCAGCTGTATCAGGTGTGGCGACTTATAACGATATTCAATTTAATACGGCAGGTTCAATCACAATGTCGGCATCAGATGGTACTATAACAGGTACCAGCGGCAGTGTAACTATAAATAATGTTACTTCTGCTACAGACTATTTCCGTTCTAATGTAGCAACAGGAAACTGGAATGTAGCAGGGAATTGGGAATCTTCACCTGATAATTCAAATTGGATTACATCAACACTTGTACCTTCTTCAACTGCAGCTACAATTTATATAAGGAACGGACACAATATCAGTACTGCGGCTTCATTAACAATAGATGAAGTTGTAATTCAGAACGGTGGAACATTAACATATAATGCAACAACATTAACTGTCAATAATGGAACAGGTGACGATATAACTATTGAAAACGGCGGTATTATGGTGTGGTCAGTTGGTACAGCTCCTACATGGGGTTCAAGTTCAACATTAAGAGTAAACAGCGGTGGTATTTTAAGAGTATCTGCAACCGGTTTAACAGCCAACGGCGCAGGTGTAAATATTTCAAATGTTGTTTATGATAATGGTTCTATTTTAGATTATACTTTATCATCCAACTTCTCTGCATCAGGTGTAACATTCTTTCCAAATGTTGATGCTTCTACAGTTCCAATTTTTAGGTTATCAAATACTTTAGCCAGTGTTGGAGGCGGATCTGCAACGGTCTTTAACGGCACATTCCAAATAGCAGGAAGCAATACAATTTCATGGCAGGGTAACTCTACAAAGACATTCAGAAATGGTGTAACTACAACCGGAACAGGAACAATGACATTAGCTTCAGGAACAGGTGTATGGGCAATATCAGGCGCAACTGCTGACTTAGGCGGTACAGGCGGTACTACACTGACACTTACAAACTCAAACGGTATTACAGTTGCTACAGGAACAACATTAACAGTAGCCGGAACGACAGTTTTAGGCACCACAACATTCACAGGGACAGGTACAGCAGCATTTTCAGGAACAAGCGGTTCAATTTCATTGAATGCTCTTTCACAGGTATCAGGATTTGCAAATTCATTTGGAGGAACTTATATCTTCACAGGAAGCTCATTACCTACAACTTCCTGCTCAAACCTGACACTTTCTAATGCTACTACAATGACAGGTGATGTAACCGTAACAGGAACATTAACATTAAACAATACACTTGCTATCGGCGGAAACACACTTTCAATCTCAAGTCCTTTAGCAGGTACATTGACCAACTTATCAAGTACTTCAAGTTCAAACTTAGTTGTAACAGGTAATAATCCTTTAATTCATATTCCTTCAACAGTAACAGCTTTAAATAATCTTACAATCAGCAACAATCAGGTTGTAACGGCAGATGGTAACATTACAATAAGCGGAACATATGACCAGTCAAACGGAATACTTGTAATCGGAACACTTGAAATCGGTACAGGTACAGGAAACGTCGGAGCATTAACAAGAAGCGCCGGTTCTGTAAGAGGTACAATAAAGAGATGGTTCAATACATCAACAACATCAGGCTCATTATTCCCGTTAGATAACGGTTCAGCAGCTTACGTAGGCGCATCTATCAGCTTCACAGGCGCACCTGCAACAGGCGGCTCGTTAACAGCGGTATATCATACATCAGGTTCAGGTACATTACCTGACCAGGGAAATGGAAATTACATTCCGGCTACTGAATTAGGTGTTAACTTTATAAACCTTGCTCCTCAATACTGGACAATTTCAGCAGGAGACGGTTTAGCAGGATTTACATACGATATTCAGCTTATCGGTAACAGTATGAACGTAAGTACAACAAACTATCAATATACAGGTGTTGTAAAGAGACCTGACAGCGGTAATCCGTGGGGATGGAGCTTTGCAAATCACGTAACAACAACAAGCCCTTCAGCAGTACCGACATTAGGCGGAACAGGATTTACATCGTTCTCAGATTTCGGTATCGGCGGTAACCAGGATAACTTACTTCCTGTTGAGTTTACAGCATTCACATCAGCAGTAAGCGGAAGAAATGTAAACCTTAACTGGGCGACTATAACAGAAACAAACAATTCAGGCTTTGATGTTGAAAGAAAATCAACAACAACAGGCTGGACAAAGATAGGCAGTGTAACAGGTCATGGAACAACAAACCAGCAGACAGCATATTCATACTCAGATGCAAACGTACCTGCAGGTAAATTCAATTACAGACTGAAACAAATAGATTATAACGGTAACTTCCATTATTACGAGCTTTCAAATGAAGTAATAATAGGAGCACCGACAAAATATGCATTATCACAGAATTTCCCGAATCCTTTTAATCCATCTACATCTATCAGCTATGAAATTCCGAGCTCAAACTTCGTATCATTAAAAATCTATGATATGATGGGCAGGGAAGTAGCAAATCTGGTAAATGAAAATCAGGAAGCAGGATTCTATACAGTGAAGTTCGATGCATCGAAGCTTTCAAGCGGAATATACTTCTATAAATTAGTATCAGATAAATTCTCAGCAACAAAGAAACTGATGCTGCTTAAATAATTAATAATGAATAGAGAATAATTAATAATTCTCGTATCTCGTTCCGATGCTCCGGCTTCGGAACGTAAGTTTAAAAGCCCTGATTCCTTAATTGGAGTCAGGGCTTTTTTGTTGAGTTACACTCTTTCTTTCCTTAAAAATCGGCGGAAAGCATCTGCATCAGAAAACCAAATCCTTTGATATCACGCCATAACTGTCATTTTCATGCCAATAGTACATAAAAATATAGTATCACTGCTACATTTGTAAATTAACAGTAGTCATACTACTATTATTTTGAGTCAAATATTAAAAATCTCAGCATATTTTAAAAACAGCAAAGAATTATCAGTTTATGCATTAAAAAATTTTATAAAAACGTAGTATATAACCTTCAATTTCACTCCCCAAGAAAAAAATAATAGTATAAATACTTTTATTTTCCTCTTAAAACCCTCTAACCTACATAAAAATATACAAGTTACTAAAGTTTTTTCAAGTAACTTGAGAAAATTACCATAATATGTATATTTATATAGCAGTTACGAAATATATTTAAACGGCACGGGAACTGTATTAGCAATAGTATTATAAAACCATCATCCCGATATGAAAAAAATCATTTACGGCCTTATGTTTGTGATGCTGACCTTCGCGGTAGCTAACAAAGGTTATTCAGATAACGGCTGCTCAGTAATGGCTTTGACAAGTCTTTCTGATGGCAACAACGTTACAATTACAAATCCGGTGACACATAACCCGGAAAACGTTTTCGCAGGTGTTATCAACGCAACAGTTGACGGTCATACAACAAAAGTATATTGTATAGACTTAAATCACACAGTAAACGTTCCATCCGGCAATTTCAATGATTCAGGATTTGCACAGCCTGAAGTAGCATGGATATTACACAATTATTATCCTTACAAAACGCTTCCTTACTCAGGTTCATTAACTGCAGCTAAAGAAGCTTCTGCAGTTCAGCTTGCAATATGGTATTTTACAGACGGAGTTGATTACAACACATTATCAGGAAACGCTGATATAAGAGACAGAGCAAAAGATATAATAGATGCAGCAATGCTTCACGGTACATTCCAGCCATGGAAGCCGATGACAATCGTTCCTGTAAGCTTATTGAACGATTGCAGCATTAAAGATACAATTAAGGTAAAAGTAGTAAACGAGTTAGGTGTCGGAGTTTCAGGAAAGACACTTACCGTATCAGTTTCTGCAGGTGGAACAGTATCACCTACAACAGTAACAACAGGAGCGGACGGATTCACCCAAAAGATAGTAGTTACCAAAGGCGGCGCTAATACAACTGTTACAGTAACAGGCGCATTAATACTTCCTCCGGGAATTAGATATTTAGCAATAAACAATCCATTGACCACCCAGCATATGGGCGGCGCTCAATTAGTTGAGGGATGCGTAACACAGCAGTTAGTATTACATTGCGATACGACAAGCAGCGGCGGTTCAGGCGGTGTAGAAACAAACTATAACTATGCAACAGCTTTATTAAAGAGACATACATTAATAATGAACGGCGAAACAACTCCTTTGATTGCAAATCAGGATTTCGTGTTCCCGCCGACATATTCATTATCACAATTAGCACCGAACCCGGGACCTTTCAATACATCAAGAGTTGAAACAACACCTTTTGATATATTAGGAATCTCAAATGCTACATCTGCATATGCAGCTGATTATAAGGCAGGCAATACAAGAGTCGGGGCAATATTCTCAACAACAACAAATGCACCCGAAGTATACAGCCACTCAAAGCCTGCATGCGACAGATTAGCAAAATTAAATTTAAATCAGCTAGAAGTAAAATATATCGATGGTCATCAGTTCTATTTAGGCGCATTATATAATCCTACAAAGAACTACACAGATAACACAATTATATTCAGCGTATATGAATCAGCAGCAGGATTTACAGTAGATAACAAATGGACAATTCAGGAATACAGTGTTCCTGCAGGTACAATCAATGTTTACAACTATCAGATCTGGGCAGCAAGTCCTGAAGCAGCAGTTGAAATAACAAGAAGCGTACTTACTAAGTTTGCAGGTTTCAAGCCTGTGGCTTATCCTACAGTTGGTCTTAAATCACCTGACATATTCATTAAATCTTCATCATATACAAATGACGGAAAGATAAGAATGAATATAAAAAATAATTTCGGCTCAAATCAGCTTATTAACGTAGCATTTCATGTCACAAGACAGCAGGGAATGCCAGAGCAGGTTGTTAATCAAGCATTCACATTAACACCGGGAGAAAATTCATTCTCATACAATATCGGCTACATGTCAAGTGCATCGGTATTTATGTCAGAAAACAACGGATTCAAAGATGCTGTATTTGTAGGCGGCGGTATTTATGGAAACTATGCAGGTCCATTAAGCACAGTAAGTGAATTCAGTTTCTTCCAGGCAAGCACACCAACCTTACCTTCTAATTCGTTCTTATTCCCGGGCGGAGTAAAAATGAGAGGAAATCTTGGTGATAAAGTTTATATCTCAAGAAGCTTAGATGGTGCTTATGAGGGAGTTAACTTAACAAACTTCACAAAATTAAGATTTGAAGCAATCGGTTCAGGTACATTAAGCGTTATCCTTGAAGCAAAGGTAAACGGACAATATGTATATCCGTTTGTTAACGTTCCTTTAACATCTTCGTATGCAACTAAGGAAATAGATTTATCACTGTTCAAAATCAACGGTGTATCTGTTGACTTAAGCAGCATTACTTTAGTGAACTTCCAGCTTAGCAAACAATACAATTCAGGTATGAGCAGCTACGACTTCTCAATAAAAAATGCAGGAATACTTGCTAACCCGATTGGAATTTCAAATAATGAAGGAACTGTTAAAGATTATTCATTATCACAAAACTATCCTAATCCTTTCAATCCGGTAACTACAATTTCCTTCTCTGTACCAAAACAGGATTTCGTAAGCTTAAAAGTTTACAACGTTCTTGGTAAAGAAGTAGCTTTATTAGTTAACGATGTAAAGGCAGCAGGAATATATGATATATCATTCGATGCATCTAAATTAGCCAGCGGAGTTTATTTCTATAAACTTGAAACAAGCAGCTTCTCAGATGTAAAGAGAATGATTGTAACAAAGTAAAATAGATTTGGTTTATATGGGTTGTACCCTAAGCCCTGTGAGTTTTTCTTCTCACGGGGCTTTTTTTATTTATAATTTTTTTGAATCAGAAACGAATTTAAAAAATTTATGTTATAAAGTATAAGTAGTTACATAATGTCATAAAGCCCTGTGAGTTTGGTTTCTCGCAGGGCTTTTTTATTTTATATTTGTAAGGTTTTTGTTAGGATTTTTTTTATATTATTATATGTTCAATTAAACACTTTTATAGCTATGAAAAAGTTACTTTACATATTTTTGTTTTTATTTGGTTTCACATCATTAACACACGCTGCTTTATTTACACCGGGGAATATCGTTGTTGTTAGAATCGGTGACGGAGTTGCTTCACTTACATCTGCAGCTTCTAAAATTTCCCTTCTTGAGTTTACACCGTTAGGTTCATTGGTACAAACTGTAGATCTGCCTGTAACATGGTCAGGTGCTAACAAGCCTATAACTACAACTGGCACTTCTACTTCAGAAGGATTTATTTATTTAACATCAGA from Bacteroidota bacterium includes the following:
- a CDS encoding T9SS type A sorting domain-containing protein, producing MKKLFTTVKENTMLKSLFFCVMIFMAFSANSGFAQVIYLNDFGATSITTKPFTGTPGTFDANLSSSSWTTSASAFGGFAGSSGASLSLANSSGTPTFTLTFNVAAGYSLAVTNFSFWRVRSTTGAQNWSMTINGTSVGSGTIPTSGANTGSTAVSNTISGLTGTITIVYTMSGASGTGTARLDDFSLTGSVTPTAPSTQASAITFGNITTSQMDVNWTNGNGSKRVVIINTANSFTAPTDGTDPSANTVYGGSGEQVVYNNNSNTVTVTGLTASTTYWYRIYEYNGSGATTKFNTNTATNNPNSQATTSGGGATHLAITSVNGGGSPSVGTTFSVTVQSQDAGNIASNVNSTTGITLTLNSGTGSLGGTLTGSITNGSNTVVISGVTYNTAESGVSILASTNSGMSLTAGASSNFTVLSAADHLTFVSVPASANVSTNLTAFTVEARRSDNSVDLNYTGSITLSKASGPGAISGTTTKSAVSGVATYNDIQFNTAGSITMSASDGTITGTSGSVTINNVTSATDYFRSNVATGNWNVAGNWESSPDNSNWITSTLVPSSTAATIYIRNGHNISTAASLTIDEVVIQNGGTLTYNATTLTVNNGTGDDITIENGGIMVWSVGTAPTWGSSSTLRVNSGGILRVSATGLTANGAGVNISNVVYDNGSILDYTLSSNFSASGVTFFPNVDASTVPIFRLSNTLASVGGGSATVFNGTFQIAGSNTISWQGNSTKTFRNGVTTTGTGTMTLASGTGVWAISGATADLGGTGGTTLTLTNSNGITVATGTTLTVAGTTVLGTTTFTGTGTAAFSGTSGSISLNALSQVSGFANSFGGTYIFTGSSLPTTSCSNLTLSNATTMTGDVTVTGTLTLNNTLAIGGNTLSISSPLAGTLTNLSSTSSSNLVVTGNNPLIHIPSTVTALNNLTISNNQVVTADGNITISGTYDQSNGILVIGTLEIGTGTGNVGALTRSAGSVRGTIKRWFNTSTTSGSLFPLDNGSAAYVGASISFTGAPATGGSLTAVYHTSGSGTLPDQGNGNYIPATELGVNFINLAPQYWTISAGDGLAGFTYDIQLIGNSMNVSTTNYQYTGVVKRPDSGNPWGWSFANHVTTTSPSAVPTLGGTGFTSFSDFGIGGNQDNLLPVEFTAFTSAVSGRNVNLNWATITETNNSGFDVERKSTTTGWTKIGSVTGHGTTNQQTAYSYSDANVPAGKFNYRLKQIDYNGNFHYYELSNEVIIGAPTKYALSQNFPNPFNPSTSISYEIPSSNFVSLKIYDMMGREVANLVNENQEAGFYTVKFDASKLSSGIYFYKLVSDKFSATKKLMLLK
- a CDS encoding Cys-Gln thioester bond-forming surface protein produces the protein MKKIIYGLMFVMLTFAVANKGYSDNGCSVMALTSLSDGNNVTITNPVTHNPENVFAGVINATVDGHTTKVYCIDLNHTVNVPSGNFNDSGFAQPEVAWILHNYYPYKTLPYSGSLTAAKEASAVQLAIWYFTDGVDYNTLSGNADIRDRAKDIIDAAMLHGTFQPWKPMTIVPVSLLNDCSIKDTIKVKVVNELGVGVSGKTLTVSVSAGGTVSPTTVTTGADGFTQKIVVTKGGANTTVTVTGALILPPGIRYLAINNPLTTQHMGGAQLVEGCVTQQLVLHCDTTSSGGSGGVETNYNYATALLKRHTLIMNGETTPLIANQDFVFPPTYSLSQLAPNPGPFNTSRVETTPFDILGISNATSAYAADYKAGNTRVGAIFSTTTNAPEVYSHSKPACDRLAKLNLNQLEVKYIDGHQFYLGALYNPTKNYTDNTIIFSVYESAAGFTVDNKWTIQEYSVPAGTINVYNYQIWAASPEAAVEITRSVLTKFAGFKPVAYPTVGLKSPDIFIKSSSYTNDGKIRMNIKNNFGSNQLINVAFHVTRQQGMPEQVVNQAFTLTPGENSFSYNIGYMSSASVFMSENNGFKDAVFVGGGIYGNYAGPLSTVSEFSFFQASTPTLPSNSFLFPGGVKMRGNLGDKVYISRSLDGAYEGVNLTNFTKLRFEAIGSGTLSVILEAKVNGQYVYPFVNVPLTSSYATKEIDLSLFKINGVSVDLSSITLVNFQLSKQYNSGMSSYDFSIKNAGILANPIGISNNEGTVKDYSLSQNYPNPFNPVTTISFSVPKQDFVSLKVYNVLGKEVALLVNDVKAAGIYDISFDASKLASGVYFYKLETSSFSDVKRMIVTK